One window of Ziziphus jujuba cultivar Dongzao chromosome 5, ASM3175591v1 genomic DNA carries:
- the LOC132803833 gene encoding uncharacterized protein LOC132803833, with protein MVDFLCIASILNFSKTYKHILRKWHSKTSKEAAVEIDQPTFKPNKEIPHQDHHQQLGDERENKKAMHGMNCSFRCGNRNIQFDDPTTTPTTTISKEGHHDHDHHDHHHHKHKHKKHHRKSENNNNNSSNNPLSSSSSSSLSRTSSSCQKSHSHNKIFSCTCGKSSPFPEHNIVNDQSSKNGTEHRSSSSPLPSISRNNSSNNSCWKRSTTPIMFSNSSGMSGMLKLPPIQRQLECSLEELCYGCEKKIKITRDILKKTGEIVQEEELLTIQVNPGWKKGTKITFEGMGNEKPGTYPADITFVIAEKRHPVFRREGDDLELAVEIPLVEALTGCSLSIPLLGGENMSLQIDDIIVPGYEKIIPGQGMPNSKDEGKRANMKLTFLVDFPKQLTDQQRSDIISILQDSN; from the exons ATGGTGGACTTTCTTTGCATAGCCTCCATTCTAAACTTCTCTAAAACTTACAAACATATTCTCAGAAAATGGCACAGCAAAACTTCCAAGGAAGCTGCAGTTGAAATTGATCAACCTACTTTTAAACCCAATAAGGAGATTCCTCATCag GATCATCATCAGCAGCTGGGTGAtgagagagaaaacaaaaaggcCATGCATGGAATGAATTGTAGTTTTAGATGCGGAAACCGAAACATCCAATTCGACGATCCAACCACTACTCCTACAACAACAATTAGCAAAGAAGGTcatcatgatcatgatcatcatgatcatcatcaccacaaacacaaacacaaaaagcATCATAGAAAAtcagaaaacaataataataatagcagtaATAATCCCCTCTCTTCATCCTCATCTTCTTCTCTCTCAAGAACCTCTAGTAGTTGTCAAAAGAGTCATTcccataacaaaatattttcgtGCACATGCGGGAAAAGCTCGCCGTTCCCGGAACACAATATTGTTAACGACCAGAGCAGTAAAAACGGCACAGAGCACCGCTCTTCCTCCTCTCCTCTGCCTTCTATTTCCAGGAACAACTCCTCCAACAATTCTTGCTGGAAGAGAAGCACCACTCCTATCATGTTCTCGAACTCATCTGGAATGTCCGGTATGCTGAAACTCCCTCCAATCCAGAGACAGCTCGAGTGCTCCCTCGAGGAATTGTGCTATGGCTGCGAAAAGAAGATTAAGATCACAAGAGATATCCTTAAAAAAACTGG AGAAATAGTTCAAGAGGAAGAGTTGTTAACAATACAAGTGAATCCGGGATGGAAAAAGGGAACGAAAATCACATTCGAAGGAATGGGGAATGAGAAACCAGGGACATATCCAGCTGATATAACATTTGTGATTGCAGAGAAAAGACACCCTGTGTTTAGAAGAGAAGGAGATGATTTAGAATTGGCAGTGGAAATTCCTTTGGTTGAAGCTCTTACAGGTTGCAGTCTCTCCATTCCACTACTTGGTGGAGAAAATATGAGCTTGCAAATCGATGATATTATAGTACCCGGCTATGAAAAGATCATACCAGGCCAGGGCATGCCAAATTCCAAAGACGAAGGGAAAAGAGCAAATATGAAACTTACTTTCCTAGTTGACTTTCCTAAACAACTCACTGATCAACAAAGATCCGATATCATTTCTATTTTACAGGATTCTAATTGA
- the LOC132803832 gene encoding aldehyde dehydrogenase family 3 member H1 isoform X2 has protein sequence MAVSVGKVAFVVEELRGSYASGKTRSYEWRVSQLENLLKLSSDHEQDIVDALRSDMSKPELESIIYEIAMLKNSCKLALKELKHWMAPEKVKTSLTTFPSSAEIVYEPLGVVLVISAWNYPFLLSLDPVVGAIAAGNAVVLKPSEIAPASSKLLAKLLGEYMDTSSIRVVEGAVEETSALLEQKWDKICYTGNARVGRIVMAAAAKHLTPVLLELGGKSPVIVDSGINLQVTTRRIIAGKWGCNNGQACISPDYIITTKDFAPKLVDSLKLELEKCYGKSPLESKDLSRIVNSNHWNRLKKLLDDERVSGKIVHGGEVEETKLRIAPTILLDVPRDSLIMNEEIFGPLLPIITVEKLEESFDIINSGTKPLAAYLFTDDKKLKQLFVKNVSAGGLVINDTTIHLAVHTLPFGGVGESGIGAYHGKFSFDAFSHKKAVVYRSFAGDASIRYAPYTKGKLRLLRALMGGSIWGIIKAIFGWSN, from the exons ATGGCGGTGTCAGTAGGAAAAGTTGCGtttgtagtggaagagttgagagggAGCTATGCATCTGGTAAGACTCGGAGCTATGAATGGAGAGTCTCGCAGTTGGAGAATCTCTTAAAGCTCTCCTCCGATCACGAGCAAGACATCGTCGATGCTCTTCGCTCCGATATGTCCAAGCCCGAACTCGAATCTATCATCTATGAG ATAGCTATGTTAAAGAACTCGTGTAAATTGGCACTTAAGGAACTTAAACATTGGATGGCACCAGAAAAG GTTAAAACTTCATTGACCACTTTTCCTTCATCAGCAGAAATAGTGTACGAACCATTAGGTGTCGTATTAGTCATTTCGGCATGGAACTATCCTTTCT TGTTGTCACTGGATCCAGTTGTTGGAGCTATTGCAGCTGGTAATGCTGTTGTTCTAAAACCATCAGAAATTGCTCCAGCATCTTCAAAATTACTCGCCAAATTATTAGGGGAATATATGGATACTTCTTCTATAAGAGTTGTTGAGGGGGCTGTTGAGGAAACATCTGCACTATTGGAGCAAAAGTGGGATAAAATATGTTACACAG GTAATGCAAGAGTGGGACGCATTGTGATGGCAGCTGCTGCAAAGCACCTAACCCCTGTTCTTTTGGAGCTCGGAGGAAAATCTCCAGTCATTGTTGATTCAGGCATCAATTTACAA GTTACAACTAGGCGGATAATTGCAGGCAAGTGGGGTTGTAATAACGGACAAGCTTGCATTTCTCCCGATTACATCATAACAACAAAAGACTTTGCTCCCAAGCTG GTGGATTCTCTGAAACTTGAATTGGAGAAATGTTATGGGAAGAGTCCATTGGAATCAAAAGATTTGTCCCGTATTGTGAATTCCAACCACTGGAATCGCTTGAAAAAACTGTTGGATGATGAAAGAGTTTCTGGTAAGATTGTACATGGAGGTGAAGTTGAAGAAACCAAATT GAGGATCGCTCCAACCATCTTGCTAGATGTCCCACGAGATTCTTTGATCATGAATGAAGAAATATTTGGTCCTCTGCTTCCCATTATCACG GTTGAAAAACTAGAAGAGAGCTTCGATATCATCAATTCAGGAACAAAGCCCCTTGCGGCATATTTATTTACCGATGACAAGAAGCTAAAGCAGCTGTTTGTGAAGAATGTCTCTGCTGGGGGTTTGGTCATCAATGATACCACGATACAT CTTGCTGTTCACACCTTGCCATTTGGAGGAGTTGGGGAGAGCGGAATAGGTGCTTACCATGGGAAATTTTCTTTCGATGCTTTTAGCCACAAGAAAGCAGTAGTTTATCGAAGTTTTGCCGGTGATGCATCGATAAGGTACGCACCCTACACAAAAGGGAAGCTTAGATTACTAAGGGCGCTGATGGGCGGTAGCATATGGGGCATAATCAAAGCTATCTTTGGATGGTCTAATTAG